One window of Acidobacteriota bacterium genomic DNA carries:
- a CDS encoding tetratricopeptide repeat protein, with the protein MNKENILFGIIGLVAGLVIGFMFANSVNRGSSTTTAQNPLSGGMSQNANMPPGHPEISGNNPTAAQMENIPQVQEAIEKAKAEPGNYDAQMNAGKVYFQIRKYDSAIELIQRANKLKPEEVEPLVMLGNSYSETDKFEEAEKWYTSALAKKPNDVVVRMDLALTFFLREPANYERAIQEFNKALAVDPKHLQSLQNLTVTYIKKGDAANAKATLAKIEAIEPSNAAIGRLKEEVEKLGK; encoded by the coding sequence ATGAACAAGGAAAACATTCTATTCGGAATTATCGGATTGGTGGCCGGTCTCGTGATCGGCTTTATGTTCGCAAATTCGGTCAATCGGGGCAGCTCGACGACAACCGCGCAAAACCCCTTGAGCGGCGGGATGAGCCAAAACGCAAATATGCCGCCGGGGCATCCTGAGATCTCAGGCAACAACCCGACCGCGGCGCAAATGGAGAACATTCCGCAGGTTCAGGAAGCGATCGAAAAAGCGAAGGCCGAACCTGGAAACTACGACGCGCAAATGAACGCCGGAAAGGTCTATTTCCAGATTCGGAAGTATGATTCGGCGATCGAGTTGATCCAGCGCGCAAACAAGTTGAAGCCCGAGGAAGTCGAGCCGTTGGTGATGCTCGGAAACTCGTATTCGGAAACTGACAAGTTCGAAGAGGCAGAGAAATGGTATACCAGCGCGCTGGCAAAGAAACCCAACGATGTCGTCGTTCGAATGGATCTGGCACTGACTTTCTTTCTGCGCGAACCGGCGAATTACGAAAGGGCGATACAGGAGTTCAACAAAGCGCTGGCGGTCGATCCGAAACATCTCCAGAGCCTTCAAAACCTGACGGTAACGTACATCAAAAAGGGCGACGCGGCGAACGCCAAGGCGACGCTCGCGAAGATCGAAGCGATCGAGCCGTCGAACGCGGCGATCGGCAGATTAAAGGAAGAAGTCGAAAAGCTCGGCAAATAG
- a CDS encoding transposase — translation MIERIPEFQKTNARLFFGLDLGKKQSQLAVLTETGEELANFAFPSAREDFRALAGHLRETDSIALEVSTSANAAMSIFRTGSEARSVLSNPLFTRAISKARVKSDREDRAILDFGYSKSLCEYAQSD, via the coding sequence ATGATAGAACGGATACCTGAATTTCAAAAAACAAACGCGAGGCTCTTTTTCGGCCTCGATCTCGGCAAGAAACAATCACAGCTGGCGGTGCTCACGGAAACGGGAGAGGAGCTGGCGAACTTCGCCTTTCCGTCCGCGAGGGAGGACTTCCGCGCGCTCGCCGGACACTTGCGCGAAACCGACTCGATCGCGCTCGAGGTCTCGACCTCGGCGAACGCGGCGATGAGCATCTTCCGCACCGGAAGCGAGGCGCGGTCGGTGTTGTCGAACCCGCTGTTCACGCGGGCGATCTCGAAAGCGCGGGTGAAGTCCGACCGCGAAGACCGTGCGATTTTGGATTTTGGATATTCCAAGTCTCTTTGCGAGTACGCGCAATCCGATTAG
- a CDS encoding tetratricopeptide repeat protein, whose protein sequence is MPATERGAARHPYVVIGIVLLLLLGAGVGLGIYFLRSPLNGPTEPAKNPSADSRAGNSAGADQNKQDAIDKEKGNLKTDEQKLEEERKRLEEGEKAAELAKAEPDNYDAQMKAADHYYQTSKFDSAIKTLNQARRLNPEASEPMFMLGNTYFEKEEYETAGAWYEKALEKSPNNVPHRGQLGLTYLNRPKPNVDRAIREFNRALEIDPKNPRILYNLTSAYATNGEAANARATLARLEQLDSGMDLVELRKYVAELKK, encoded by the coding sequence ATGCCGGCAACCGAGCGTGGAGCGGCGCGCCATCCATACGTCGTGATCGGGATCGTCCTTTTGCTGTTGCTGGGCGCCGGCGTCGGGCTTGGGATCTACTTTCTGCGCTCGCCCTTAAACGGGCCGACCGAACCCGCGAAGAATCCCTCGGCCGATTCCCGTGCCGGCAACTCGGCCGGCGCGGATCAGAACAAGCAAGACGCGATCGACAAAGAGAAAGGAAACCTAAAGACCGATGAACAAAAACTCGAGGAAGAACGCAAGAGATTAGAAGAAGGCGAAAAGGCAGCAGAATTGGCCAAAGCAGAGCCGGACAACTACGATGCCCAGATGAAAGCGGCCGATCACTACTATCAGACCAGCAAATTCGATTCGGCGATCAAGACCCTCAACCAAGCCCGCCGGCTGAATCCCGAGGCGTCCGAACCGATGTTTATGCTCGGCAACACTTATTTCGAAAAAGAAGAGTATGAAACTGCGGGTGCTTGGTACGAAAAGGCGCTCGAGAAGTCGCCAAACAACGTCCCCCATCGTGGTCAATTGGGGCTGACCTATCTCAACCGTCCAAAGCCGAACGTCGATCGGGCGATCCGGGAATTCAACCGCGCGCTCGAGATCGATCCGAAAAACCCACGCATCCTTTACAATCTGACGTCTGCCTACGCCACGAACGGCGAAGCCGCGAACGCGCGGGCCACGCTTGCAAGATTGGAGCAGCTCGATTCGGGAATGGATCTTGTGGAATTGCGCAAGTATGTGGCGGAACTCAAGAAATAG